In Candidatus Hydrogenedentota bacterium, the DNA window GAGAGTGGCATTTGAGGTCCCAGGACACGTCTCTGGGAAGGGCCTCCGCGAGGAAGTCGCGGAGCATGGCCTCCATCTCCTCCGGGCGCTGGTCGGGCACGAGGCGCATGGAGAGTTTCGCCGACGCCCGCGCGGGCAGGACTGTTTTGGCGCCCTGGCCGGTGAAGCCGCCCCAGATGCCGTTGACCTCCAGCGTGGGGCGCGCGCCCACGCGCTCCATGGTGGTGTAGCTCTTTTCGCCCTGGAGCGCCGCCGCGCCCGTCATGGCCATCCAGTCCTCCGGCGAGAAGGGCGTCTCGCCGATGAGCGCGCGCTCCTCGGCGTCCAGGGGCTGCACGCGGTCGTAGAAGCGCGGCAGGGTGACCCGGCCGTCGGCGTCGTGCAGGGCGGCGAGGGTCTCCGCCAGCACATGGATCGGGTTGCGGACCGAGCCGCCGAAGAGGCCGCTGTGCAGGTCGTGGCCCAGGGTGCGGACCTCCAGCTCGAAATAGGCGAGGCCGCGCAGGGCGTACACGATGGACGGCGTGTCCGGCGCGTGGACCCCCGCGTCGCAGTTCAGGACCACGTCGCAGGCGAGCATTTCCTTGTTCGCGTCCATGAATTCCGGCAGGTGCTGCGAGCCGATCTCCTCCGCCCCCTCCAGCAGGAACTTCAGGTTGACCGGGTAGGCCTCGCCCGCGTCGCGGAGGGCCTCCAGCCCCTTGAGCAGGGCGAAGAGCTGGCCCTTCATGTCCGACGCGCCGCGCGCGTAGATGAAGTCCCCGCGCACGTCGCCGTCAAAGGGGCCGCTGTCCCACTCGTTCAGCGGGTCCACGGGCTGCACGTCGTAGTGTCCGTACACCAGCACCGTTGGCCGGTCCCCCGCCTTCAGCCACTCGGCGCGCACGATGGGATGCAGGGGCGTCTCGTGCAGGGTCACGGCGTCCATGCCCAGCCCGCGCAGGCGGTCACACAGCCACTCCGCCGTGCGGCGCACGTCGCCCGCGTGCTCGGGCAGCGTGGACACGCTGGGAATCGCCAAAAACTCCCGCAGTTCCGCCAGAACCTTCGGGGGGCACGCGCCCCCGGCGCCGTTTTCGCTCATGGATTATGCCTTTCCTTTGCGGTAAAAAAACGCGGGGCGGCAAGTGACGCGCACCCGCCGCCCCGGAAAACTCCTGTGGGGACTGGGAATTACAGGCCCGCGGCGTCCAGGCCGACCACCAGCCAGTTGCCGCCCTCGTTCGCAAACGTCAGCTCCAGGGTGACGGAGCCCGCGACGGTGTTCACGTCAATCGGGTACACCGTGGCCTTGTCGCCTTCCAGCTTGATCTCCATGTCCGTGGTGAGGATCTCGGCGCCCTCGAGGTAGCCCATGTCCTTGGCGTCGGACAGGAAGGACTGCGCGCCCGCCTTGTCCTTCCAGTCATAGTGCTCGAAGTTGCCGGAGAAGAAGGTCATGACCTTGTCAATGTCCTGCGCCTCCATGGCCACCTTCCACGCCGCGATCTGGTCCTTGAT includes these proteins:
- a CDS encoding dipeptidase; the protein is MSENGAGGACPPKVLAELREFLAIPSVSTLPEHAGDVRRTAEWLCDRLRGLGMDAVTLHETPLHPIVRAEWLKAGDRPTVLVYGHYDVQPVDPLNEWDSGPFDGDVRGDFIYARGASDMKGQLFALLKGLEALRDAGEAYPVNLKFLLEGAEEIGSQHLPEFMDANKEMLACDVVLNCDAGVHAPDTPSIVYALRGLAYFELEVRTLGHDLHSGLFGGSVRNPIHVLAETLAALHDADGRVTLPRFYDRVQPLDAEERALIGETPFSPEDWMAMTGAAALQGEKSYTTMERVGARPTLEVNGIWGGFTGQGAKTVLPARASAKLSMRLVPDQRPEEMEAMLRDFLAEALPRDVSWDLKCHSLGPGAVMNRKSPFMRAAADALEAAFGKKPLFTREGGSVPVVAFFQQKLGVDSIMLGFALPDDGIHGPNERQHLPTLMRGVGVYADFLRRVGTLGA